A window of Rhododendron vialii isolate Sample 1 chromosome 13a, ASM3025357v1 contains these coding sequences:
- the LOC131315073 gene encoding beta-glucosidase 11-like isoform X2: MAKKPCFPLLFLLLNLVPLLLVLSGAETSSRSKFPLPPHFVFGSGTSAYQSEGAALEDGRTPSIWDTFAHSGNVHGATGDVACDGYHKYKEDVQLMVETGLEAYRFSISWSRLIPNGRGPVNPKGVEYYNHLINELIKHGIQPHVTLMHIDFPQALEDEYGGWLSRQMVKDFTAYANVCFREFGDRVLHWTTLNEANIFTIGGYDIGGIPPQRCSPPFGVGNCSKGDSSTEPYVAGHHILLAHASAARLYRKMYQGKQHGFIGINVYSYWLVPYTNATEDVIATQRATDFLVGWFVEPLVFGDYPDIMKKNAGKRLPAFTKLESELVKGSTDFIGLNHYSTFSVKDQSSSLKMDHRDFNADMAVELIGQRMRRNSTLNDTPRVKYLQGFIGGLLDAIRNGSNARGYFYWSFMDLFELLDGYETSYGLYAVDLKDLKRYPKLSAHWYSNFLKGKSMSPDGAIEVEKSISSLSQSHFSE, from the exons atgGCGAAGAAACCCTGTTTTCCACTCTTGTTTCTTCTGCTGAATTTAGTGCCGCTACTATTAGTGCTGAGTGGCGCCGAAACATCTAGCAGAAGTAAATTCCCACTCCCACCTCACTTTGTCTTCGGTTCAGGAACCTCTGCTTACCAG TCTGAGGGTGCGGCATTGGAGGATGGAAGGACTCCGAGCATTTGGGACACTTTTGCTCACTCTG GGAATGTGCATGGAGCCACAGGGGACGTAGCATGTGACGGGTACCATAAATACAAG GAAGATGTCCAACTCATGGTGGAAACCGGCTTGGAGGCTTACAGATTCTCCATCTCCTGGTCGAGACTTATCCCTA ATGGAAGAGGACCTGTCAACCCGAAGGGCGTAGAATATTACAACCACCTCATCAATGAGCTTATCAAACATG GAATCCAACCGCATGTTACGTTGATGCACATTGACTTCCCTCAGGCTCTTGAAGATGAGTATGGTGGATGGCTTAGTAGACAAATGGT GAAAGACTTCACAGCATATGCCAATGTGTGCTTTAGAGAATTTGGTGATAGGGTGTTGCATTGGACTACCTTGAATGAGGCTAATATATTTACCATAGGTGGTTATGATATTGGAGGAATACCGCCTCAACGATGCTCTCCCCCATTTGGGGTAGGCAATTGTTCCAAGGGTGACTCCTCAACTGAGCCATACGTTGCTGGTCATCATATCTTGCTTGCACATGCATCGGCTGCAAGACTGTATAGGAAAATGTATCAG GGGAAGCAACATGGATTCATCGGAATAAATGTCTATTCTTATTGGCTTGTCCCTTATACAAATGCAACAGAAGATGTGATTGCAACGCAAAGAGCCACTGATTTTCTTGTTGGTTG GTTTGTGGAGCCCCTGGTATTTGGAGACTATCCTGACATAATGAAGAAGAATGCAGGCAAAAGGCTTCCAGCTTTCACCAAACTTGAATCTGAGCTAGTCAAGGGTTCAACCGATTTCATAGGACTGAACCACTACAGCACATTTTCCGTTAAGGACCAATCAAGCAGCTTGAAAATGGATCATAGGGATTTCAATGCTGACATGGCAGTGGAGTTGATTG GTCAGCGGATGCGCAGGAATTCTACGCTGAATGACACGCCGAGGGTGAAGTATTTACAAGGGTTCATTGGGGGCTTGCTTGATGCTATTCG GAATGGATCGAATGCAAGAGGGTATTTCTACTGGTCTTTCATGGATTTGTTCGAGTTATTGGATGGCTATGAAACTTCCTATGGCCTGTATGCTGtagatttgaaagatttgaaaagaTACCCCAAGCTCTCTGCACATTGGTACTCAAATTTCTTAAAAGGAAAGAGCATGAGTCCAGATGGTGCCATTGAAGTTGAGAAGTcaatttcctctctttctcaaTCTCATTTTTCTGAGTAG
- the LOC131315073 gene encoding beta-glucosidase 11-like isoform X1, which yields MAKKPCFPLLFLLLNLVPLLLVLSGAETSSRSKFPLPPHFVFGSGTSAYQSEGAALEDGRTPSIWDTFAHSGNVHGATGDVACDGYHKYKEDVQLMVETGLEAYRFSISWSRLIPNGRGPVNPKGVEYYNHLINELIKHGIQPHVTLMHIDFPQALEDEYGGWLSRQMVKDFTAYANVCFREFGDRVLHWTTLNEANIFTIGGYDIGGIPPQRCSPPFGVGNCSKGDSSTEPYVAGHHILLAHASAARLYRKMYQGKQHGFIGINVYSYWLVPYTNATEDVIATQRATDFLVGWFVEPLVFGDYPDIMKKNAGKRLPAFTKLESELVKGSTDFIGLNHYSTFSVKDQSSSLKMDHRDFNADMAVELIDVQGGGTPLTPPIEFPVAPSGLVELLEYFKQCYGNPPIYVHENGQRMRRNSTLNDTPRVKYLQGFIGGLLDAIRNGSNARGYFYWSFMDLFELLDGYETSYGLYAVDLKDLKRYPKLSAHWYSNFLKGKSMSPDGAIEVEKSISSLSQSHFSE from the exons atgGCGAAGAAACCCTGTTTTCCACTCTTGTTTCTTCTGCTGAATTTAGTGCCGCTACTATTAGTGCTGAGTGGCGCCGAAACATCTAGCAGAAGTAAATTCCCACTCCCACCTCACTTTGTCTTCGGTTCAGGAACCTCTGCTTACCAG TCTGAGGGTGCGGCATTGGAGGATGGAAGGACTCCGAGCATTTGGGACACTTTTGCTCACTCTG GGAATGTGCATGGAGCCACAGGGGACGTAGCATGTGACGGGTACCATAAATACAAG GAAGATGTCCAACTCATGGTGGAAACCGGCTTGGAGGCTTACAGATTCTCCATCTCCTGGTCGAGACTTATCCCTA ATGGAAGAGGACCTGTCAACCCGAAGGGCGTAGAATATTACAACCACCTCATCAATGAGCTTATCAAACATG GAATCCAACCGCATGTTACGTTGATGCACATTGACTTCCCTCAGGCTCTTGAAGATGAGTATGGTGGATGGCTTAGTAGACAAATGGT GAAAGACTTCACAGCATATGCCAATGTGTGCTTTAGAGAATTTGGTGATAGGGTGTTGCATTGGACTACCTTGAATGAGGCTAATATATTTACCATAGGTGGTTATGATATTGGAGGAATACCGCCTCAACGATGCTCTCCCCCATTTGGGGTAGGCAATTGTTCCAAGGGTGACTCCTCAACTGAGCCATACGTTGCTGGTCATCATATCTTGCTTGCACATGCATCGGCTGCAAGACTGTATAGGAAAATGTATCAG GGGAAGCAACATGGATTCATCGGAATAAATGTCTATTCTTATTGGCTTGTCCCTTATACAAATGCAACAGAAGATGTGATTGCAACGCAAAGAGCCACTGATTTTCTTGTTGGTTG GTTTGTGGAGCCCCTGGTATTTGGAGACTATCCTGACATAATGAAGAAGAATGCAGGCAAAAGGCTTCCAGCTTTCACCAAACTTGAATCTGAGCTAGTCAAGGGTTCAACCGATTTCATAGGACTGAACCACTACAGCACATTTTCCGTTAAGGACCAATCAAGCAGCTTGAAAATGGATCATAGGGATTTCAATGCTGACATGGCAGTGGAGTTGATTG ATGTGCAAGGTGGTGGTACACCGCTAACACCACCAATTGAG TTTCCTGTTGCACCATCGGGTTTGGTGGAACTCTTGGAGTATTTCAAGCAATGTTATGGAAACCCTCCCATTTATGTTCATGAaaatg GTCAGCGGATGCGCAGGAATTCTACGCTGAATGACACGCCGAGGGTGAAGTATTTACAAGGGTTCATTGGGGGCTTGCTTGATGCTATTCG GAATGGATCGAATGCAAGAGGGTATTTCTACTGGTCTTTCATGGATTTGTTCGAGTTATTGGATGGCTATGAAACTTCCTATGGCCTGTATGCTGtagatttgaaagatttgaaaagaTACCCCAAGCTCTCTGCACATTGGTACTCAAATTTCTTAAAAGGAAAGAGCATGAGTCCAGATGGTGCCATTGAAGTTGAGAAGTcaatttcctctctttctcaaTCTCATTTTTCTGAGTAG
- the LOC131315073 gene encoding cyanidin 3-O-glucoside 7-O-glucosyltransferase (acyl-glucose)-like isoform X3, whose product MSNSWWKPAWRLTDSPSPDGRGPVNPKGVEYYNHLINELIKHGIQPHVTLMHIDFPQALEDEYGGWLSRQMVKDFTAYANVCFREFGDRVLHWTTLNEANIFTIGGYDIGGIPPQRCSPPFGVGNCSKGDSSTEPYVAGHHILLAHASAARLYRKMYQGKQHGFIGINVYSYWLVPYTNATEDVIATQRATDFLVGWFVEPLVFGDYPDIMKKNAGKRLPAFTKLESELVKGSTDFIGLNHYSTFSVKDQSSSLKMDHRDFNADMAVELIDVQGGGTPLTPPIEFPVAPSGLVELLEYFKQCYGNPPIYVHENGQRMRRNSTLNDTPRVKYLQGFIGGLLDAIRNGSNARGYFYWSFMDLFELLDGYETSYGLYAVDLKDLKRYPKLSAHWYSNFLKGKSMSPDGAIEVEKSISSLSQSHFSE is encoded by the exons ATGTCCAACTCATGGTGGAAACCGGCTTGGAGGCTTACAGATTCTCCATCTCCTG ATGGAAGAGGACCTGTCAACCCGAAGGGCGTAGAATATTACAACCACCTCATCAATGAGCTTATCAAACATG GAATCCAACCGCATGTTACGTTGATGCACATTGACTTCCCTCAGGCTCTTGAAGATGAGTATGGTGGATGGCTTAGTAGACAAATGGT GAAAGACTTCACAGCATATGCCAATGTGTGCTTTAGAGAATTTGGTGATAGGGTGTTGCATTGGACTACCTTGAATGAGGCTAATATATTTACCATAGGTGGTTATGATATTGGAGGAATACCGCCTCAACGATGCTCTCCCCCATTTGGGGTAGGCAATTGTTCCAAGGGTGACTCCTCAACTGAGCCATACGTTGCTGGTCATCATATCTTGCTTGCACATGCATCGGCTGCAAGACTGTATAGGAAAATGTATCAG GGGAAGCAACATGGATTCATCGGAATAAATGTCTATTCTTATTGGCTTGTCCCTTATACAAATGCAACAGAAGATGTGATTGCAACGCAAAGAGCCACTGATTTTCTTGTTGGTTG GTTTGTGGAGCCCCTGGTATTTGGAGACTATCCTGACATAATGAAGAAGAATGCAGGCAAAAGGCTTCCAGCTTTCACCAAACTTGAATCTGAGCTAGTCAAGGGTTCAACCGATTTCATAGGACTGAACCACTACAGCACATTTTCCGTTAAGGACCAATCAAGCAGCTTGAAAATGGATCATAGGGATTTCAATGCTGACATGGCAGTGGAGTTGATTG ATGTGCAAGGTGGTGGTACACCGCTAACACCACCAATTGAG TTTCCTGTTGCACCATCGGGTTTGGTGGAACTCTTGGAGTATTTCAAGCAATGTTATGGAAACCCTCCCATTTATGTTCATGAaaatg GTCAGCGGATGCGCAGGAATTCTACGCTGAATGACACGCCGAGGGTGAAGTATTTACAAGGGTTCATTGGGGGCTTGCTTGATGCTATTCG GAATGGATCGAATGCAAGAGGGTATTTCTACTGGTCTTTCATGGATTTGTTCGAGTTATTGGATGGCTATGAAACTTCCTATGGCCTGTATGCTGtagatttgaaagatttgaaaagaTACCCCAAGCTCTCTGCACATTGGTACTCAAATTTCTTAAAAGGAAAGAGCATGAGTCCAGATGGTGCCATTGAAGTTGAGAAGTcaatttcctctctttctcaaTCTCATTTTTCTGAGTAG